A stretch of the Nitrospirota bacterium genome encodes the following:
- the asnB gene encoding asparagine synthase (glutamine-hydrolyzing), whose amino-acid sequence MCGICGILNLDGAPVDLRVLGGMMASLTHRGPDAEGSHINARPSSSQGPAVGLGHRRLSIIDLSPKGRQPMANEDDSLWIVLNGEIYNFRDLRAQLQSKGHTFRSDSDTEVVLHLYEELGDKCVEALDGMFAFALWDERRKRLFLARDRVGKKPLFYGQAGSTFVFGSEVKALLQHPAVAAEISLEALPCYFTFGYAPQGQTFYRGLHQLKPAHAMMVEADGRMETWRYWDLDFGAPRSREPSLPEATARVRDLVTEAVRKRLVADVPVGAFLSGGLDSSIVVGLMSRLMDKPVKTFSIGFTGDPDFDETRYARIVASHFGTDHTEFIVEPKAIDLIEPLVWHHDGPYGDPSAIPTSIMAKLTRQHVTVALNGDGGDELFAGYLRFQAALAADRLPPALGRLAGRILSVVPEPKAYHHWLRRAQRFFAAASDGLFERLQRWTAFFDADLRELLRPEVFAGIPVGGSGYPPELIARTSQFSTLSKVLYVNFMTYLPEDLLVKMDRATMMHSLEGRSPFLDHHLADYVAGLPDHHKLRRGTTKYVLRTAFADLLPQEILRRGKRGFGVPLGAWFRGELRDYLQENLLSPTALSRDYLQPGFVGRMVREHVDGSRDHGNRLWALLTFEVWLRMMRDQAGRRPGAVRA is encoded by the coding sequence ATGTGCGGAATATGCGGGATCCTAAATCTTGACGGGGCGCCGGTTGATCTCCGTGTCCTCGGAGGCATGATGGCGAGCCTGACTCATCGTGGCCCTGATGCGGAGGGCAGCCATATCAATGCCCGGCCGTCCTCGTCCCAGGGGCCCGCCGTGGGCCTGGGCCATCGCCGGCTGTCCATCATCGATCTGAGCCCCAAGGGACGGCAACCGATGGCGAACGAGGACGACTCGCTCTGGATCGTCCTCAACGGAGAGATCTACAACTTCCGTGACCTTCGCGCGCAGCTTCAATCCAAGGGGCATACGTTTCGGTCGGACTCCGATACGGAGGTGGTCCTCCATCTGTACGAGGAACTGGGAGACAAATGCGTCGAGGCCCTGGACGGAATGTTTGCCTTCGCGCTGTGGGACGAAAGGCGGAAACGGCTCTTCCTGGCCAGGGACCGTGTGGGCAAGAAACCGCTCTTTTACGGACAGGCCGGCTCTACCTTCGTCTTCGGGTCCGAGGTGAAGGCACTCCTGCAGCATCCCGCCGTCGCCGCCGAGATCTCGTTGGAAGCGCTTCCCTGTTACTTCACGTTCGGCTACGCGCCCCAGGGACAAACCTTCTACCGGGGGCTGCACCAACTCAAACCCGCTCATGCCATGATGGTCGAGGCCGATGGGCGGATGGAGACCTGGCGGTACTGGGATCTGGATTTCGGGGCTCCGCGGTCCCGGGAGCCCTCGCTCCCCGAGGCGACGGCGCGCGTCCGCGACCTCGTGACGGAGGCCGTCCGGAAGCGTCTTGTGGCTGATGTGCCCGTCGGGGCCTTTCTGAGCGGCGGTCTCGACTCCAGCATCGTCGTGGGCCTGATGAGCCGCCTCATGGACAAGCCGGTGAAGACCTTCAGCATTGGCTTCACCGGTGATCCGGACTTCGACGAGACGCGTTACGCGCGGATTGTGGCCTCCCATTTCGGCACGGATCACACGGAGTTCATCGTCGAGCCGAAGGCCATCGACCTGATTGAACCGCTGGTCTGGCACCATGACGGACCCTACGGAGATCCCTCCGCAATCCCCACTTCCATCATGGCCAAGCTGACCCGGCAACACGTGACCGTGGCGCTGAACGGGGACGGGGGCGACGAGCTCTTCGCGGGCTACCTTCGCTTCCAGGCCGCCCTGGCCGCGGACCGGCTGCCGCCCGCCCTCGGCCGCCTGGCCGGCCGGATTCTCAGCGTCGTCCCGGAGCCCAAGGCCTACCATCACTGGCTGCGGCGCGCCCAGCGATTTTTTGCCGCCGCCTCGGACGGGCTCTTTGAGCGCCTGCAGCGCTGGACCGCCTTCTTCGATGCGGATCTGCGGGAGCTGCTGCGGCCGGAGGTCTTTGCAGGCATCCCGGTGGGCGGCAGCGGGTACCCGCCGGAGCTCATTGCCAGGACCTCCCAGTTCTCGACGCTGTCCAAGGTCCTGTATGTGAACTTCATGACCTATCTTCCGGAAGATCTGCTCGTGAAGATGGACCGCGCGACGATGATGCACAGCCTCGAAGGGCGCTCGCCGTTCCTCGACCACCACCTGGCCGACTACGTCGCCGGACTTCCGGACCACCACAAGCTGCGCCGGGGGACGACGAAATATGTTCTACGGACGGCTTTTGCCGACCTCCTACCCCAGGAAATCCTGCGGAGAGGGAAACGCGGGTTCGGCGTTCCACTGGGCGCCTGGTTCCGCGGCGAGTTGCGGGACTACCTCCAGGAGAACCTGCTCTCCCCGACCGCCCTCTCGCGCGACTATCTGCAACC
- a CDS encoding B12-binding domain-containing radical SAM protein codes for MVSRICLIIPPSIFLLDERVFMTLGVLKVAAVLEQAGVEVELLDLSGVANYEDVVRDHVASSGARCYGLTATTPQMPAATKVYQVIRSVRPEVRIILGGPHVTLIQAAYKYEQKRGVPGRGTTAIRQLQEMFDVLVTGDGELAVFEALKDHPPKLVDGDDPKTDLFLNNQALTELPFPARHLLDVDSYRYTIDGVRALSMIAQLGCPFGCGFCGGRMSPFLRRIRMRTSENIVREMVHLHETYGVTGFMLYDDELNVNPKIVELMDLIAKAQRDLGVEFRLRGFIKSELFTDQQAEAMYRAGFRWVLIGFESGHERILTNIQKKASQADNTRCMEIAKRHGLKVKALMSLGHPGESEETIRATRDWLLAVKPADFDATVITTYPGTPYFDEAVQTQPGVWTYTYQKTGDRLHSIEVDYRHVAEYYKGVPGEYTSYTYTDHLSAEELVRLRDWLEADVRGKLNIPYNTGTAAVRYEHSMGQGGIPPSILRMTTPLSMKST; via the coding sequence ATGGTGAGCCGGATCTGCCTCATCATCCCCCCTTCGATCTTCCTGCTTGACGAGCGGGTGTTCATGACGCTCGGAGTTCTGAAGGTCGCGGCTGTGCTTGAGCAGGCCGGGGTCGAGGTCGAACTGCTTGATTTATCAGGGGTGGCCAATTACGAAGATGTTGTCCGCGATCATGTGGCGTCCAGCGGGGCCAGGTGCTACGGGCTAACCGCCACCACGCCCCAAATGCCCGCCGCGACCAAGGTCTATCAGGTCATACGCTCAGTTCGTCCGGAAGTCCGAATTATCCTCGGCGGCCCGCACGTCACCCTGATCCAGGCGGCGTACAAATACGAGCAGAAACGGGGGGTGCCGGGCCGGGGAACGACGGCGATCCGGCAGCTCCAGGAGATGTTCGACGTGCTGGTTACGGGCGACGGAGAGCTGGCGGTCTTTGAGGCGTTGAAGGATCATCCCCCGAAACTGGTGGACGGCGATGATCCGAAAACCGACCTATTCCTGAACAATCAGGCTCTGACCGAATTGCCGTTTCCGGCCAGACATTTGCTGGACGTCGACAGCTATCGTTATACGATCGACGGGGTGCGCGCGCTGTCCATGATCGCGCAGCTTGGCTGCCCCTTCGGGTGCGGGTTCTGCGGGGGTCGCATGAGTCCGTTTCTCCGCCGCATCCGGATGCGGACATCGGAGAACATCGTGCGGGAAATGGTGCACTTGCACGAGACGTACGGTGTCACGGGGTTCATGCTGTATGATGACGAGTTGAATGTGAACCCGAAAATCGTCGAGTTGATGGATTTGATCGCCAAGGCGCAACGCGATCTCGGGGTTGAATTCAGGCTCCGCGGGTTTATTAAGTCCGAGCTCTTTACGGACCAACAGGCCGAAGCCATGTATCGGGCGGGCTTTCGATGGGTCCTGATCGGGTTCGAGTCGGGGCACGAGCGCATCCTCACCAACATCCAGAAAAAAGCCAGCCAGGCGGATAACACCCGCTGCATGGAGATCGCCAAGCGGCACGGCCTGAAGGTCAAGGCCCTGATGTCGCTGGGGCATCCCGGAGAGTCGGAGGAGACGATCCGTGCCACGCGAGACTGGTTGCTGGCCGTCAAGCCGGCGGATTTCGACGCCACGGTGATCACGACCTATCCGGGGACGCCGTATTTCGACGAGGCGGTGCAGACGCAGCCCGGAGTCTGGACGTACACGTATCAGAAGACCGGCGATCGTCTTCACAGCATCGAAGTGGACTATCGCCACGTGGCCGAATACTACAAAGGTGTGCCGGGGGAATACACGTCCTATACCTACACCGACCACCTCAGCGCGGAAGAATTGGTCCGACTGCGCGATTGGCTCGAAGCCGACGTGCGCGGCAAGCTGAATATCCCGTACAATACCGGTACCGCCGCCGTCCGCTACGAGCATTCAATGGGCCAGGGCGGCATTCCGCCCTCGATTCTTAGAATGACGACCCCCCTCAGCATGAAAAGCACATGA
- a CDS encoding glycosyltransferase, with translation MRALFVSYNGALDSLGQSQVLPYLRELQRDGHAIRLLSFERPAAEAGQRAAALQEQLRDRGIGWTWLWYHKRPPVLSTLWDVLLGMAVTFWLTVRYGIHVLHARSQVAAAMVWPVARLLRRRFVFDLRGQMAYEYADGGTWSEGGLIYRLVERAERRFIKDADAIVVLTRVLAGDLRTAGVRPPVVIPTCVDLQLFAPPAPGGRLATMAYCGSLGARYAPELLVAFYLEAARKIPGLRLLLLTHSDPSLVKQMLADAGSPAERCNTMQARHQEVPDHLTSALFGVLLLRGARSLRGACPTKVGEYLAAGLPVVSSPGIGDLDMLLEQERVGVVLKGHDPEAISEGVGKLIELLAEGEPMRTRCRRFAEKEYSVAGTGGPAYRTLYRSLESRR, from the coding sequence ATGCGGGCATTGTTTGTCTCATACAACGGGGCGCTTGATTCACTGGGGCAGAGCCAGGTGCTTCCCTATCTGCGCGAACTCCAGCGTGATGGGCATGCCATCAGGCTCTTGAGTTTCGAGCGGCCGGCGGCCGAGGCCGGGCAGCGTGCGGCCGCCCTTCAGGAACAGCTGCGAGACCGAGGGATCGGCTGGACGTGGCTGTGGTACCACAAACGCCCGCCGGTCCTTTCCACGCTGTGGGATGTTCTCTTGGGGATGGCCGTGACCTTCTGGCTGACCGTCCGGTATGGAATTCATGTTCTGCACGCGCGTTCGCAAGTGGCGGCGGCCATGGTCTGGCCTGTGGCCCGTCTGCTCCGGCGCCGCTTTGTCTTTGACCTTCGCGGGCAGATGGCCTACGAGTACGCCGATGGCGGGACCTGGTCGGAGGGCGGGCTCATTTATCGCCTGGTCGAGCGGGCGGAGCGGCGTTTTATCAAGGATGCGGATGCCATCGTGGTATTGACCCGAGTCCTGGCCGGTGACTTGCGAACGGCTGGCGTCCGTCCGCCCGTCGTCATTCCGACCTGCGTGGATCTTCAACTGTTTGCCCCGCCGGCACCAGGGGGCCGGTTGGCAACCATGGCCTACTGCGGGTCGCTCGGAGCCCGATACGCGCCGGAATTGCTGGTAGCCTTCTACCTCGAGGCCGCGCGGAAGATTCCGGGGCTCCGCCTGCTGTTGCTGACGCACAGCGATCCAAGTCTGGTGAAACAGATGCTGGCCGACGCAGGTTCTCCGGCCGAGCGGTGCAACACCATGCAGGCGCGGCACCAGGAAGTGCCAGACCACTTGACCAGCGCGCTCTTCGGAGTGCTGCTCTTGCGTGGGGCGCGATCGCTTCGCGGAGCCTGTCCTACCAAGGTGGGGGAATACCTGGCCGCCGGGCTGCCAGTCGTGTCAAGTCCGGGCATCGGAGATCTGGACATGCTTCTCGAACAGGAGCGGGTCGGGGTCGTTCTCAAGGGCCATGACCCGGAGGCCATCTCGGAAGGGGTTGGCAAGCTGATCGAACTGCTTGCCGAGGGAGAGCCGATGCGAACCCGGTGCCGCCGGTTCGCGGAAAAAGAATACTCCGTGGCCGGCACCGGTGGGCCGGCCTACCGCACGCTGTATCGAAGCCTTGAGTCGCGCCGATGA
- a CDS encoding glycosyltransferase: protein MTKRFRILHLIEDLGSGGAERLLYTNLSRLDRKQFDGLVVYLYDQNDFWNEPIRRLGYPVVCLQLRSIYDLPLGIIRLWRLLKHERVDLIHAHLYGANIIGRIIGRLRGIPVLSSLHCPDYEPILLQDNPSLTPLKLASLRLLDWLSCRFAPPVFLAVSNYVKASAVRYLGLAPERVSVIYNSVDLTAFEGPEDRRHAMRATLGITHSTPVVLCIARFNPLKGVRYLIEAVPLVTEQRPDVCFLFIGATNPEAERSFREFLERRGVADRVRLLGIQPDVRPYLQLCDIFVLPSLAEGLGIALVEAMAMERACVATRTSALPEVVADGRSGILVEPANPSALARSIIELLADPAMRKRMGLEGRKIVSELFDAEKNVLALESLYWQILHTG from the coding sequence ATGACGAAGCGTTTTCGCATTCTGCATCTTATCGAGGATCTGGGTTCGGGGGGAGCTGAACGGCTCCTTTACACGAACCTTTCCCGCCTAGACCGAAAGCAATTCGACGGGCTCGTTGTGTATCTCTATGATCAGAACGACTTCTGGAATGAGCCGATCCGGCGACTTGGCTATCCTGTCGTCTGCCTGCAGCTCCGGTCCATTTATGATTTACCCCTTGGTATTATCCGCCTGTGGCGGCTGCTGAAACACGAGCGGGTCGATCTGATCCATGCCCATCTCTATGGCGCCAACATCATCGGCCGGATCATCGGCCGGTTGCGGGGGATTCCCGTCCTGAGCTCCCTCCACTGTCCGGATTACGAGCCGATCCTGCTCCAGGACAATCCCTCGCTGACCCCCCTGAAGCTCGCGTCGCTGCGCCTTCTCGACTGGCTGTCCTGCCGCTTCGCCCCCCCCGTGTTTCTCGCGGTCTCGAACTACGTCAAGGCATCCGCGGTTCGCTATCTGGGACTGGCGCCGGAGCGGGTATCGGTCATCTATAATTCGGTGGATCTCACAGCCTTCGAGGGGCCTGAGGACAGGCGGCACGCGATGCGAGCGACGCTCGGGATCACCCATTCCACGCCGGTCGTGCTCTGCATCGCGCGCTTCAATCCTTTAAAGGGCGTGCGGTACCTGATCGAAGCGGTGCCCTTGGTGACGGAGCAACGGCCGGACGTCTGCTTTCTCTTCATCGGCGCCACGAACCCGGAAGCCGAGCGGTCCTTCCGGGAGTTTCTCGAGCGACGGGGCGTCGCCGATCGGGTGCGCCTCCTCGGCATCCAGCCGGACGTGCGCCCGTATCTCCAGCTCTGCGACATCTTCGTGCTTCCATCGCTCGCCGAGGGACTTGGGATCGCCCTCGTCGAAGCCATGGCGATGGAGCGGGCCTGCGTCGCGACGCGAACCTCGGCCCTGCCGGAGGTGGTCGCTGACGGGCGTTCTGGGATACTGGTTGAACCGGCGAATCCCTCCGCATTGGCAAGGAGCATCATCGAGCTACTGGCTGATCCAGCCATGAGAAAGAGGATGGGCCTTGAAGGTCGAAAGATCGTTTCCGAACTATTTGACGCGGAGAAAAACGTCCTCGCACTCGAGTCGCTGTACTGGCAGATATTGCACACAGGTTGA
- a CDS encoding glycosyltransferase family 2 protein has product MKKLTVIIPAYNEEEMIEAVICRVQKADIGNLEREIIIVDDGSRDNTRNILRNMQEPEITVILHERNRGKGGAIKTGLEAATGDVVIIQDADLEYDPNDFRQLLAPILAGDTEFVMGSRFLIREQTYQWGGKSPFFTHYIGNKVIIMVTNLLYWNRATDYEGCYKALTRRLMCSLAIRSEGFEFDNEMICKALRLGHRIVEVPIHYAPRSYSEGKKITWWDGMRMLWTIVKWRIRPL; this is encoded by the coding sequence ATGAAAAAACTCACGGTAATCATTCCGGCATATAACGAGGAGGAGATGATCGAGGCCGTGATCTGCCGGGTGCAGAAGGCGGATATCGGCAATCTGGAGCGGGAAATTATCATCGTCGATGACGGGTCGCGGGACAACACGCGAAACATTCTGCGCAATATGCAAGAACCCGAGATCACCGTGATCCTGCACGAGCGCAACCGCGGCAAGGGAGGCGCCATCAAGACCGGGCTGGAGGCGGCGACCGGCGATGTGGTGATCATTCAGGACGCAGATCTCGAATATGATCCGAACGATTTCCGGCAACTGCTTGCGCCGATTCTGGCGGGAGACACGGAGTTCGTAATGGGATCGCGGTTCCTGATCCGGGAGCAAACATACCAGTGGGGAGGGAAGTCGCCATTTTTTACCCACTACATCGGCAACAAGGTCATTATTATGGTGACCAATCTGCTTTATTGGAATCGGGCCACGGACTACGAAGGATGTTATAAAGCGCTGACACGCCGTCTCATGTGCTCGCTGGCGATCCGATCTGAAGGGTTCGAATTTGACAATGAGATGATCTGCAAAGCGTTGCGGTTGGGGCATCGGATCGTCGAGGTGCCGATTCATTATGCTCCGCGCAGCTATAGTGAAGGCAAAAAAATCACCTGGTGGGATGGCATGCGCATGCTCTGGACGATCGTCAAATGGCGCATCCGTCCTTTGTAA
- a CDS encoding glycosyltransferase family 1 protein, which yields MRIHFLVPYPKDQAPSQHLKFEQYYDRFEQIGFEVIHDAFYSKALYRTLAKSALLGKVAGVLWACIKRLRSLWIAWRSDLVYISLEALPLGPPLMEWVIVRILRRPMVYDIDDLIYLKKPGTRDVLPNLVSRKWKVKCLMRMSRHVIVCTPHLEKVARSVNDRVTRISSTIDTEKYRPRTQYETVRVTVGWSGSFSTSPYLHLLDNVLRALQQRYGAAIYVIGDANFSIPGVEVKAIPWRLETEVEDLLRIDIGLYPLPHEEWVLGKSGLKALQYMGLGIPTVLTPVGANLEIVSHGQNGFFADNEEAWITVVGKLIEDPELRARIGRAGRRTVEERYSVESNWPSYRDIVQTSLSGRSAGA from the coding sequence ATGAGGATCCACTTCCTTGTTCCCTACCCGAAGGATCAGGCTCCTAGCCAGCACCTGAAGTTCGAGCAGTACTATGACCGCTTTGAGCAGATAGGTTTCGAGGTTATCCATGATGCTTTCTACAGCAAGGCGCTCTATCGGACGCTGGCGAAATCCGCGCTGCTGGGAAAAGTGGCGGGAGTGCTGTGGGCCTGCATCAAGCGGCTGCGGTCATTATGGATCGCCTGGCGGAGCGATCTGGTGTATATCAGCCTCGAAGCCCTGCCGCTGGGGCCCCCGTTGATGGAGTGGGTGATCGTCCGGATCCTGCGACGGCCGATGGTCTACGACATCGACGACCTGATCTATCTGAAGAAGCCCGGCACTCGTGATGTCCTGCCGAATCTGGTGAGCCGCAAGTGGAAGGTGAAGTGCCTCATGCGCATGAGCCGGCACGTCATCGTCTGCACGCCTCACCTGGAAAAAGTGGCCCGAAGCGTCAATGACCGCGTAACTCGCATCTCCTCCACCATCGACACGGAGAAATACCGGCCCCGCACGCAATACGAGACGGTCCGTGTGACCGTCGGATGGAGCGGAAGCTTCTCCACCTCGCCCTATCTGCACCTATTGGACAATGTGCTCCGAGCACTCCAGCAACGGTACGGCGCGGCCATCTATGTCATCGGGGATGCCAACTTCTCGATCCCAGGGGTCGAGGTCAAGGCGATTCCCTGGAGGCTCGAGACCGAGGTGGAGGACCTGCTCAGGATCGACATCGGACTCTATCCGTTGCCGCATGAGGAATGGGTGTTGGGCAAGAGCGGATTGAAAGCGCTCCAATACATGGGATTGGGAATCCCCACCGTTCTGACTCCCGTCGGCGCCAACCTGGAGATTGTGTCTCACGGGCAGAACGGGTTTTTTGCCGACAACGAAGAGGCGTGGATCACGGTCGTCGGCAAGCTCATCGAGGACCCGGAACTGCGGGCCCGGATCGGAAGGGCCGGCCGGAGGACCGTCGAGGAGAGGTATTCGGTCGAGAGCAACTGGCCGTCGTACCGTGACATCGTGCAAACCTCCCTGAGCGGGAGATCTGCCGGCGCGTGA
- a CDS encoding radical SAM protein yields MNLITLEESQPQAPTMTPSGGRKSIVLLRPPMVVPRWAHVSSICPPLGLAYVAASIRKAGFQVRCVDALGEAPFQCLVLENPNFLSYGLPIPQIVERVGQVDILGVSLMFSHDWPVHKAIIQAVHEKNPGVTVICGGEHINAVPEFCLGDCPEIDMCVMGEGEETIIDLLNALHDGRNLNAVPGIMFRADGGFIRTPTRPRIRKLDEIPWPAWDLFPLETYMANGLGYGVNPGRTVPLLVSRGCPFECTFCSSPQMWTTRWQARPVDDVLREMEYYVQNFQAQNFDFYDLTTIIKKDWIKEFCEKVIAKNWNITWQMPAGTRAEALDAEVLPLMYRSGQRNISYAPESGSPTSLKLIKKKVSLDRMKVSIRNAIKEGMNVKLNMIMGFPHETKKEIFESFRFLREVAILGVHDVYIACFSPYPGSELFEELQQSGRIKAMDSDYFLMLTSYSDMRYSYSYSPHISNRQLTVYRLGGMLMFYVISYLIRPWRLFRVLRNVMAGKEESRLDMALGQLLERLRNKKVALQDVERASLGANR; encoded by the coding sequence ATGAATCTGATCACCCTTGAAGAGAGTCAGCCGCAGGCTCCCACGATGACGCCGTCCGGCGGGCGCAAGTCCATCGTCCTTCTGAGGCCGCCTATGGTCGTGCCGAGGTGGGCGCATGTGTCCTCCATCTGCCCCCCTCTCGGGCTGGCTTACGTTGCCGCCTCCATCCGGAAGGCGGGGTTTCAAGTCCGTTGCGTGGATGCTCTGGGTGAAGCCCCCTTCCAATGCCTGGTACTGGAGAACCCCAATTTTCTTTCGTACGGGCTGCCGATTCCTCAAATCGTCGAACGAGTCGGCCAGGTGGACATTCTGGGCGTTTCGCTGATGTTCTCGCATGACTGGCCGGTGCACAAAGCCATCATCCAGGCCGTGCACGAAAAAAATCCCGGCGTGACGGTCATCTGCGGCGGGGAGCATATCAACGCCGTTCCGGAGTTCTGCCTGGGGGACTGTCCTGAGATCGACATGTGCGTGATGGGCGAAGGTGAAGAGACGATTATTGACTTATTGAATGCACTGCACGATGGACGGAATCTCAACGCCGTCCCCGGCATCATGTTCCGCGCCGACGGAGGATTTATCAGAACGCCGACGAGACCCCGTATCCGGAAGCTCGACGAAATCCCCTGGCCGGCCTGGGATCTCTTCCCGCTGGAAACATACATGGCCAACGGGCTGGGTTACGGGGTTAATCCGGGACGGACTGTGCCGCTCCTAGTGTCGCGGGGATGTCCGTTCGAGTGCACCTTTTGCTCGAGCCCCCAGATGTGGACGACGCGCTGGCAGGCCCGTCCGGTCGACGATGTGCTGCGCGAGATGGAGTATTACGTTCAGAACTTTCAGGCTCAAAACTTCGACTTCTACGATCTGACGACCATCATCAAGAAGGACTGGATCAAGGAATTTTGCGAGAAGGTCATTGCGAAGAACTGGAACATCACCTGGCAAATGCCGGCGGGAACGCGTGCAGAGGCGCTGGACGCCGAGGTGCTGCCCTTGATGTACCGGTCGGGGCAGCGGAACATCAGCTATGCGCCGGAGAGCGGTTCCCCCACGTCCCTCAAGCTGATCAAGAAAAAGGTCAGCCTGGATCGAATGAAGGTTTCCATTCGGAACGCCATTAAGGAAGGCATGAACGTGAAGCTCAACATGATCATGGGGTTTCCTCATGAAACGAAGAAGGAGATCTTCGAGAGCTTCCGGTTTCTGCGGGAGGTGGCCATCCTCGGCGTGCACGATGTCTACATCGCCTGCTTCTCCCCCTACCCGGGATCCGAGCTTTTCGAAGAGTTGCAGCAATCCGGCCGCATCAAGGCTATGGACAGCGATTATTTTCTGATGCTCACAAGCTACAGCGATATGCGGTATTCCTATTCCTACTCGCCGCACATCTCGAATCGTCAGCTGACCGTCTACCGGCTTGGCGGCATGTTGATGTTTTACGTTATCAGTTATCTTATCCGGCCATGGCGTTTGTTTAGGGTCTTGCGCAACGTTATGGCCGGCAAAGAGGAATCCCGGCTGGATATGGCCTTAGGTCAGTTGCTGGAACGGCTGCGGAACAAGAAGGTCGCCTTGCAGGACGTGGAGCGGGCGAGCCTGGGAGCCAACCGGTGA